In one window of Carassius auratus strain Wakin chromosome 28, ASM336829v1, whole genome shotgun sequence DNA:
- the LOC113047009 gene encoding eukaryotic translation initiation factor 3 subunit D-like → MAKFHAPVIQDNPSGWGPCAVPEKFKDMPYQPFSKGDRLGKVADWTGATYQDKRYTNKYSSQFGGGSQYAYFHEEDETSFQLVDTAKTQKTAYQKNRMRFAQRNLRRDKDRRTLTQFNMQTLPKSAKQKERDRMRLQKKFQKQFGVRQKWDQKSQTQLKPRDSSVEVRSDWEVKEEMDFPRLMKMRYMDVADPADIECCGALEHYDKAFDRVTTRNEKPLKSIKRIFHTVTTTDDPVIRKLAKTQGNVFATDAILATLMCCTRSVNSWDIIVQRVGNKLFFDKRDNSDFDLLTVSETANEPPQDEGSSLNSPRNLAMEATYINHNFSQQCLRMGGERHKFPNPNPFVEEDMEKSEVASVAYRYRRWKLGDDIDLIVRCEHDGVMTGANGEVSFINVKALNEWDSRYCNGVDWRQKLDSQRGAVLATELKNNSYKLARWTCCAILAGSEYLKLGYVSRYHVKDSSRHVILGTQQFKPNEFASQINLSMENAWGILRCVIDICRKLEEGKYLILKDPNKQVIRVYSLPDGTFSSDEDEEEEEDDEEEDEEDEDN, encoded by the exons ATGGCAAAGTTCCATGCACCTGTGATCCAGGACAACCCGTCAGGATGGGGTCCTTGTGCTGTTCCTGAGAAGTTTAAAGACATGCCCTACCAGCCTTTCAGTAAGGGAGACCGACTGGGAAAG GTAGCAGACTGGACTGGTGCAACGTACCAGGATAAGAGATACACAA ATAAATACTCCTCTCAGTTCGGAGGCGGCAGTCAGTATGCTTATTTCCACGAGGAGGACGAGACCAGCTTCCAGTTGGTGGACACTGCTAAGACTCAGAAGACGGCCTATCAGAAGAACCGTATGCGCTTCGCTCAG AGGAATCTTCGGAGAGACAAAGATCGCAGGACTCTTACTCAGTTCAACATGCAGACCCTGCCTAAGAGCGCCAAGCAGAAGGAAAG GGACCGTATGCGCTTGCAGAAGAAATTCCAGAAGCAGTTTGGAGTTCGGCAGAAGTGGGATCAGAAGTCCCAG ACCCAGCTCAAGCCCAGGGACTCCTCCGTGGAGGTGCGCAGTGACTGGGAGGTGAAGGAGGAGATGGACTTCCCCAGGCTCATGAAGATGAGATACATGGATGTGGCCGACCCGGCTGACAT TGAGTGCTGTGGAGCTCTTGAGCACTACGACAAGGCTTTCGATCGCGTCACCACACGCAACGAAAAACCACTCAAGAGCATCAAGAGGATCTTCCACACCGTTACCACCACTGATGACCCCGTGATCCGCAAG TTGGCAAAAACCCAGGGCAATGTGTTTGCCACTGATGCCATCCTGGCAACTCTGATGTGCTGCACACGCTCAGTCAACTCCTGGGATATCATCGTCCAGCGTGTGGGCAACAAGCTCTTTTTCGACAAGAGAGACAACTCTGATTTTG ACCTGCTTACTGTGAGTGAGACTGCGAATGAGCCGCCCCAGGACGAGGGCAGTTCCCTCAACTCCCCCCGAAACCTGGCCATGGAGGCAACCTACATCAACCACAACTTCAGCCAGCAGTGCCTCCGAATG GGAGGAGAGAGGCATAAGTTCCCCAATCCTAACCCATTTGTTGAGGAGGACATGGAGAAGAGTGAGGTGGCATCTGTTGCCTACAG GTACCGGAGGTGGAAGCTCGGGGATGACATTGACCTCATTGTGCGCTGTGAGCATGATGGAGTGATGACCGGTGCAAACGGAGAAGTCTCGTTCATCAATGTCAAGGCCCTGAACGAGTGGGACTCCAga TACTGCAATGGAGTGGACTGGAGACAGAAACTGGATTCCCAGAGAGGAGCGGTTCTGGCCACAGAGCTGAAGAACAACAGCTACAAATTGGCCCGTTGGACCTGCTGTGCCATTCTCGCGGGATCTGAGTACCTCAAATTAGG GTACGTCTCCCGTTATCATGTCAAGGACTCATCTAGACATGTCATCTTGGGCACACAGCAGTTCAAGCCCAACGAGTTTGCCAGCCAAATTAACCTGAGCATGGAGAACGCCTGGGGCATCCTGCGCTGTGTGATCGACATCTGTCGCAAGCTGGAGGAGGGCAAATACCTCATCCTCAAGGACCCTAATAAG CAAGTAATCAGGGTGTACAGCTTGCCTGATGGAACCTTCAGCTcggatgaagatgaagaggaggaggaagacgatGAGGAAGAAGATGAAGAGG ATGAAGACAATTAA